A single Tachypleus tridentatus isolate NWPU-2018 chromosome 9, ASM421037v1, whole genome shotgun sequence DNA region contains:
- the LOC143225978 gene encoding WD repeat-containing protein 20-like isoform X1 — MAVQCDGGGKDELKTQFMTREGVYKLMTHSEYSRPNRVGYNTQTNTPVKVSFVTLPDQPTGCSDHICFNVGRELYVYVYKGVKKAADLTKPVDKRVYKGTYPTCHDFNLHTVTSENASLLVGFSAGQIQLIDPIKKELSKLYNEERLIDKTKVTCLKWVPDSPNLFLVSHSSGQMYVYKDDLPCGTTPPHYQIFKQGESFAVYTCKTKSTRNPLYRWVVGEGSLNQFAFSPCSKHLATVSQDGFLRVFNYDTMDLVGLVRSYFGGLLCVCWSPDSKYVVTGGEDDLVTVWSFLEKRVVARGYGHKSWVNVVAFDTHNISYADSIDFGSEEDLSQLIASAEQNDSSKLGIPNNSKSNAAVSGAYRTSLATCNRSSVDMCSLTITSYRFGSVGQDTQFCLWDLTEDVLKQPMGRTRTSVVLNNPSMQLPSVPKCNSVGHVQANCIAKDTSVADGNLVLPLNLVSKSGTLEKKQDKEHKRNFSLSSRSSDKNSLNKSTHSKVLDDPVRLIGTTICPCLDEVPMLEPLVCKKIAHERLTDLVFREDCAVTACQEGYVCTWARPGKTGLVQQSLSSHSSSNPSAGTVV, encoded by the exons ATGGCGGTACAGTGTGACGGAGGTGGAAAAGACGAACTAAAAACACAATTCATGACACGTGAAGGAGTGTACAAACTGATGACCCATTCCGAATATTCAAGGCCTAATCGTGTTGGCTACAACACACAGACAAACACACCCGTAAAAGTATCATTTGTGACCTTACCCGACCAGCCTACAGGATGCAGTGATCATATTTGCTTCAATGTTGGAAGGGAActgtatgtttatgtatataagGGTGTTAAAAAG GCAGCAGACCTCACAAAACCTGTGGACAAACGTGTTTATAAAGGCACCTACCCCACATGTCATGACTTTAACCTACACACGGTAACTAGCGAAAATGCTTCTCTTTTAGTTGGCTTTTCTGCTGGTCAGATCCAACTTATTGATCCTATCAAGAAAGAACTTAGTAAACTTTATAATGAAGAA agGTTAATtgacaaaacaaaagtaacttgCTTAAAGTGGGTGCCAGATTCTCCAAACCTTTTCTTGGTTTCTCATAGTAGTGGACAAATGTATGTTTATAAGGATGATTTACCATGTGGAACTACACCTCCACATtaccaaatatttaaacaagGAGAAAGCTTTGCTGTGTATACCTGTAAGACTAAAAGTACAAGAAATCCCTTGTATAGGTGGGTTGTGGGAGAAGGCTCTTTAAATCAGTTTGCATTTTCCCCTTGCTCCAAACACCTTGCAACTGTGAGTCAAGATGGATTTCTTCGCGTGTTTAACTATGACACAATGGATCTTGTTGGATTGGTTCGTAGCTACTTTGGAGGGTTGTTGTGCGTATGTTGGAGTCCAGATAGCAAATATGTTGTTACAGGTGGTGAAGATGATTTAGTAACTGTGTGGTCCTTTCTTGAGAAGCGGGTGGTTGCCCGGGGTTATGGACACAAATCTTGGGTAAATGTTGTGGCATTTGATACTCACAACATATCCTATGCAGATAGTATTGACTTTGGAAGTGAAGAAGACTTGTCACAATTAATAGCTTCAGCAGAGCAAAATGATTCTTCAAAACTGGGAATCCCAAATAATTCAAAGTCAAATGCAGCAGTGTCAGGTGCTTATCGAACTTCACTAGCTACGTGCAATAGAAGTTCTGTAGATATGTGTTCATTAACTATCACTTCTTACAGGTTTGGGTCTGTTGGACAAGACACTCAATTTTGTCTTTGGGATTTGACAgaagatgttttaaaacaaccAATGGGACGGACACGAACTAGTGTAGTGTTGAATAATCCCTCCATGCAGCTGCCGTCTGTTCCAAAGTGTAACAGTGTTGGTCACGTACAGGCAAACTGTATTGCTAAGGATACCTCTGTTGCAGATGGTAACTTAGTTTTACCTCTGAATCTTGTCAGTAAAAGTGgtactttagaaaaaaaacaagacaaagaaCATAAAAGGAATTTCAGTCTTTCATCACGTAGCAGTGACAAAAATAGTTTGAATAAATCAACTCACAGTAAAGTTTTGGATGACCCTGTCAGATTGATTGGAACAACTATCTGTCCATGCCTTGATGAAGTGCCAATGTTAGAACCACTTGTATGTAAAAAAATTGCTCATGAACGATTGACAGACTTAGTATTTAGGGAAGATTGTGCTGTGACAGCATGCCAAGAGGGTTATGTGTGTACGTGGGCAAGACCAGGAAAGACG
- the LOC143225978 gene encoding WD repeat-containing protein 20-like isoform X2: MAVQCDGGGKDELKTQFMTREGVYKLMTHSEYSRPNRVGYNTQTNTPVKVSFVTLPDQPTGCSDHICFNVGRELYVYVYKGVKKAADLTKPVDKRVYKGTYPTCHDFNLHTVTSENASLLVGFSAGQIQLIDPIKKELSKLYNEERLIDKTKVTCLKWVPDSPNLFLVSHSSGQMYVYKDDLPCGTTPPHYQIFKQGESFAVYTCKTKSTRNPLYRWVVGEGSLNQFAFSPCSKHLATVSQDGFLRVFNYDTMDLVGLVRSYFGGLLCVCWSPDSKYVVTGGEDDLVTVWSFLEKRVVARGYGHKSWVNVVAFDTHNISYADSIDFGSEEDLSQLIASAEQNDSSKLGIPNNSKSNAAVSGAYRTSLATCNRSSVDMCSLTITSYRFGSVGQDTQFCLWDLTEDVLKQPMGRTRTSVVLNNPSMQLPSVPKCNSVGHVQANCIAKDTSVADGNLVLPLNLVSKSGTLEKKQDKEHKRNFSLSSRSSDKNSLNKSTHSKVLDDPVRLIGTTICPCLDEVPMLEPLVCKKIAHERLTDLVFREDCAVTACQEGYVCTWARPGKTDGRVGK; encoded by the exons ATGGCGGTACAGTGTGACGGAGGTGGAAAAGACGAACTAAAAACACAATTCATGACACGTGAAGGAGTGTACAAACTGATGACCCATTCCGAATATTCAAGGCCTAATCGTGTTGGCTACAACACACAGACAAACACACCCGTAAAAGTATCATTTGTGACCTTACCCGACCAGCCTACAGGATGCAGTGATCATATTTGCTTCAATGTTGGAAGGGAActgtatgtttatgtatataagGGTGTTAAAAAG GCAGCAGACCTCACAAAACCTGTGGACAAACGTGTTTATAAAGGCACCTACCCCACATGTCATGACTTTAACCTACACACGGTAACTAGCGAAAATGCTTCTCTTTTAGTTGGCTTTTCTGCTGGTCAGATCCAACTTATTGATCCTATCAAGAAAGAACTTAGTAAACTTTATAATGAAGAA agGTTAATtgacaaaacaaaagtaacttgCTTAAAGTGGGTGCCAGATTCTCCAAACCTTTTCTTGGTTTCTCATAGTAGTGGACAAATGTATGTTTATAAGGATGATTTACCATGTGGAACTACACCTCCACATtaccaaatatttaaacaagGAGAAAGCTTTGCTGTGTATACCTGTAAGACTAAAAGTACAAGAAATCCCTTGTATAGGTGGGTTGTGGGAGAAGGCTCTTTAAATCAGTTTGCATTTTCCCCTTGCTCCAAACACCTTGCAACTGTGAGTCAAGATGGATTTCTTCGCGTGTTTAACTATGACACAATGGATCTTGTTGGATTGGTTCGTAGCTACTTTGGAGGGTTGTTGTGCGTATGTTGGAGTCCAGATAGCAAATATGTTGTTACAGGTGGTGAAGATGATTTAGTAACTGTGTGGTCCTTTCTTGAGAAGCGGGTGGTTGCCCGGGGTTATGGACACAAATCTTGGGTAAATGTTGTGGCATTTGATACTCACAACATATCCTATGCAGATAGTATTGACTTTGGAAGTGAAGAAGACTTGTCACAATTAATAGCTTCAGCAGAGCAAAATGATTCTTCAAAACTGGGAATCCCAAATAATTCAAAGTCAAATGCAGCAGTGTCAGGTGCTTATCGAACTTCACTAGCTACGTGCAATAGAAGTTCTGTAGATATGTGTTCATTAACTATCACTTCTTACAGGTTTGGGTCTGTTGGACAAGACACTCAATTTTGTCTTTGGGATTTGACAgaagatgttttaaaacaaccAATGGGACGGACACGAACTAGTGTAGTGTTGAATAATCCCTCCATGCAGCTGCCGTCTGTTCCAAAGTGTAACAGTGTTGGTCACGTACAGGCAAACTGTATTGCTAAGGATACCTCTGTTGCAGATGGTAACTTAGTTTTACCTCTGAATCTTGTCAGTAAAAGTGgtactttagaaaaaaaacaagacaaagaaCATAAAAGGAATTTCAGTCTTTCATCACGTAGCAGTGACAAAAATAGTTTGAATAAATCAACTCACAGTAAAGTTTTGGATGACCCTGTCAGATTGATTGGAACAACTATCTGTCCATGCCTTGATGAAGTGCCAATGTTAGAACCACTTGTATGTAAAAAAATTGCTCATGAACGATTGACAGACTTAGTATTTAGGGAAGATTGTGCTGTGACAGCATGCCAAGAGGGTTATGTGTGTACGTGGGCAAGACCAGGAAAGACG
- the LOC143225978 gene encoding WD repeat-containing protein 20-like isoform X3: MLIRKAADLTKPVDKRVYKGTYPTCHDFNLHTVTSENASLLVGFSAGQIQLIDPIKKELSKLYNEERLIDKTKVTCLKWVPDSPNLFLVSHSSGQMYVYKDDLPCGTTPPHYQIFKQGESFAVYTCKTKSTRNPLYRWVVGEGSLNQFAFSPCSKHLATVSQDGFLRVFNYDTMDLVGLVRSYFGGLLCVCWSPDSKYVVTGGEDDLVTVWSFLEKRVVARGYGHKSWVNVVAFDTHNISYADSIDFGSEEDLSQLIASAEQNDSSKLGIPNNSKSNAAVSGAYRTSLATCNRSSVDMCSLTITSYRFGSVGQDTQFCLWDLTEDVLKQPMGRTRTSVVLNNPSMQLPSVPKCNSVGHVQANCIAKDTSVADGNLVLPLNLVSKSGTLEKKQDKEHKRNFSLSSRSSDKNSLNKSTHSKVLDDPVRLIGTTICPCLDEVPMLEPLVCKKIAHERLTDLVFREDCAVTACQEGYVCTWARPGKTGLVQQSLSSHSSSNPSAGTVV, from the exons ATGCTCATCAGAAAG GCAGCAGACCTCACAAAACCTGTGGACAAACGTGTTTATAAAGGCACCTACCCCACATGTCATGACTTTAACCTACACACGGTAACTAGCGAAAATGCTTCTCTTTTAGTTGGCTTTTCTGCTGGTCAGATCCAACTTATTGATCCTATCAAGAAAGAACTTAGTAAACTTTATAATGAAGAA agGTTAATtgacaaaacaaaagtaacttgCTTAAAGTGGGTGCCAGATTCTCCAAACCTTTTCTTGGTTTCTCATAGTAGTGGACAAATGTATGTTTATAAGGATGATTTACCATGTGGAACTACACCTCCACATtaccaaatatttaaacaagGAGAAAGCTTTGCTGTGTATACCTGTAAGACTAAAAGTACAAGAAATCCCTTGTATAGGTGGGTTGTGGGAGAAGGCTCTTTAAATCAGTTTGCATTTTCCCCTTGCTCCAAACACCTTGCAACTGTGAGTCAAGATGGATTTCTTCGCGTGTTTAACTATGACACAATGGATCTTGTTGGATTGGTTCGTAGCTACTTTGGAGGGTTGTTGTGCGTATGTTGGAGTCCAGATAGCAAATATGTTGTTACAGGTGGTGAAGATGATTTAGTAACTGTGTGGTCCTTTCTTGAGAAGCGGGTGGTTGCCCGGGGTTATGGACACAAATCTTGGGTAAATGTTGTGGCATTTGATACTCACAACATATCCTATGCAGATAGTATTGACTTTGGAAGTGAAGAAGACTTGTCACAATTAATAGCTTCAGCAGAGCAAAATGATTCTTCAAAACTGGGAATCCCAAATAATTCAAAGTCAAATGCAGCAGTGTCAGGTGCTTATCGAACTTCACTAGCTACGTGCAATAGAAGTTCTGTAGATATGTGTTCATTAACTATCACTTCTTACAGGTTTGGGTCTGTTGGACAAGACACTCAATTTTGTCTTTGGGATTTGACAgaagatgttttaaaacaaccAATGGGACGGACACGAACTAGTGTAGTGTTGAATAATCCCTCCATGCAGCTGCCGTCTGTTCCAAAGTGTAACAGTGTTGGTCACGTACAGGCAAACTGTATTGCTAAGGATACCTCTGTTGCAGATGGTAACTTAGTTTTACCTCTGAATCTTGTCAGTAAAAGTGgtactttagaaaaaaaacaagacaaagaaCATAAAAGGAATTTCAGTCTTTCATCACGTAGCAGTGACAAAAATAGTTTGAATAAATCAACTCACAGTAAAGTTTTGGATGACCCTGTCAGATTGATTGGAACAACTATCTGTCCATGCCTTGATGAAGTGCCAATGTTAGAACCACTTGTATGTAAAAAAATTGCTCATGAACGATTGACAGACTTAGTATTTAGGGAAGATTGTGCTGTGACAGCATGCCAAGAGGGTTATGTGTGTACGTGGGCAAGACCAGGAAAGACG